actcaCAAAATCACAGGATTCTTTAcgtctacaatatgggtatctacCCATATTGTAGACGTAAACAATATGGGTTTTGTGGGCCGATGATAGGACCGATAGTGGTTCAATTTTGTTTGAGTTTGGGATTTTAAAAACCCCAATGATAATCACCGGGAGCAAAGGCAAAATGGTAAAGGGGTGTAAACATCACCAACTTTCCGACTCCGGGCTgtgaattttaactgaaaatttcttagaagaaaaactcaatcagtATCTTATATGTATACACCACATAGAATTGTCAGGAGGATGTAGACATCCTCGTTATAGATAATAGAAATGAATGGTATAAGATATTTACCAGCTcagttatttcttttttcataaaaGGCTTCAGGACTCCATAGATCTTGTCTATAAATGGCGGAGCGTTGACAACGTGCACCTGTTTCAACCGAATAGGGATCGCCTcctgaataaaaaattaagaatgtgACAGATTAACTTGATTtctcaaattttatttacttaatagagATTCTAGTTaacggcacgtcgattctctttctacaaacgctaacgctttgaaaactaacagGACATGACAGATCcaattgagattccaagattttcttacatacatagttacaagtaaaactaatttacagcgtttaaaaaaagaaagtaatgTCTTTACCTCCTGATACTTCGACAGCTTCCTCGCTACAGACACGTTCATTTTTGTCAGGAACTTGAGAGAGATATCCTTCACATCCATCAGGACAATGTCAGCTTCATGCAGAACATCACTGTCGAGGAACCGGGCATCGGTACTGAGGAAGAACAGCTTGGCGTCGAGGGTGTAGTCGTAGTTCTCCAGCCCTGGGTCATTTATTTGCCACAGGAACAGACATCTCTGGTCCGATGTCGTATAGGTGCCGAGATTGCTGGTAACGAAAACATAGATTAATTTATGTTGACTATATGAGAGAAACgaaggggaaacgaaggcctggtcgtagacgtacatcttggctcaagaacttacgccaatggtttaatatgagtaccagatcactctttcgggcagcagtgaacaaagtgaaATAAGCCTTagtgattgctgacctccgataggagatggcactaccAGAAGAAGAAGATATGAGAGAGGGACTTTGGTTTCACCTCTCTGTCACAATGCTGGTTGGCAAACTTATGCTGCCTTTTTTAATGTCAGCGATAGCCCGCCTTCCTCGTAGAGATTTGGTTTTTCAGATGCTGCTCAAAGTACTATCAGTCTCGTTAACCtgcccctctagccaagtggtacgtcgatatTTCCATATTCCCATACAATTCTTtagtcgaaaactaaaaaaatgtatgggaatgacagatcttgatcacatgacctgtcgatagttaatgtcatttccatacatttttctagttttcgaagcgttagcgatcgtagaaagagaatcgacgtgccacttggctacaggggctgatgaGCTTCCACCATATTTCTAACTTCGGGGAACTGCCAATTTCTTGGAAGAGATAATAGCTTATCATTTCTCAGACTGACTCAGAAGTTCAGGACTATGGATCCAAAGGCGCTTTGAAGTCAACTACTGAACCACGTGGAAGTATCCGGtaccaaaatattattaatcataaaaactataatattgtgTAAAAATAAGCAATTAACCTTGAATATGTagatataataatgttaaacaaTTATGTAGTATTGAATATTTTActgtaaatattgtattaattctgtaaaaacaaatattttgcgtCAGTGTTGTTCTGAGATAAATTACCTCATTCATATAAAATCGAAGGACAGCCTGGATACTTATTTCCGATTGCAATGCacagaaatgtttttttatataattttaagctATTGTATAGCTTTTATGGCGGGCTTTGAGCGTGGCGATGGAaacaagaaattccgtaacgaaaataaacctaacacccaagccgtgcatcaagtttcGACGATTtaatatcgactcaactggacgaGTGGTGTGAGTAAGGGGCAAACTTAAACCaaagttcgattccagctcaacgtaaatacattttgtgttttatttttatttatttattaattttctaaaaaaatactgtataaataaataaatataattccatacgttgataaaaaatgctatgcttTACCGCGGAAGTCCCCGAGTGCTACACGTATTTTTTATCGCTGAATAACTCACcaaagtttcatcaaaatcggacaTATCGTTTTTATttgtcaccgacatagttcagCAAGTTACGAAATaaaagtggcaataggcagggcacatagctcgaagagccaatggacgttggagtcccaaagtgctggaatggcgaccccgcaccggaaaactcAATGTTGGTTGGATGATTTTTAGATAGACCGAAGACATGGAGTGGGTtacaggaagccgctggatgctggcgactcgagaccgggtgtttggaagtctataccaGAGGCCTATgtttagcagtggacgtccatcggctgataacgatgatgatgattcgtttgtaacactcccccCGGTCCgtgcgggccgggagggggtagcgatgccccgcgcgcactaTTTTATACCCGCGCAGTTCTTCCCTCTGTtccgcgcgctcgacttcacacccgcgcagtcgtTCCCGCCCGTTGCCCgcgtatcatgggagtgtcatcaacgaacttgccaagctataagcaTTAGGCATACCACCAGAAAAAAAACGATACTCGCAACCACCTCGCAATTAACATTATTGTCCATATAATGTCAACCACTGACAATtagtaatctcacatgcttACAGCGTTAACGACTTAACGtgtgataaaactgatcgtgtgttgatcgcgatcgccatgatgtcatgcacattgtCGTTTTATGGCATtaggttataattataaagaagaaatgtCCTTACATGATTTTTAGAATCTTTTGCATATGTGGCGACTGAGGATCACGCTTCGTCAGAAGGTCTGTGCAATTTGATCTCACTGCGAAAAATGTATTAATAGTGGTTTTTGCTTTCTCCATGTCGTAGTAGCAACTGTGGGCAAATCGCAGTAGGAATTTATcatctgaaaaacaaaatatactgtCTACTAATCTACAAGTCAGACACAAGTTTATTCATAACGCCGTTTATGGAAATAAAGTTTTCcactaatcccgcgggaactatgtatTCCGCGATGatggcttgacagccgataaaactgatcgtgtgttggtcgcgatatgCATGACGTCATGccaatcgcgaccaacacacgatcagttttatcggatgtacAGGCTGTTAGCGCTACAGGCATGTGCAGgtgggagccgtgatagcccagtggatatgacctctgcctccaattccggagggtgtgggttcgaatccggtccggggcatgcacctccaacttttcagttgtgtgtattttaagaaattgaatatcacgtgtctcaatcggtgaaggaaaacatcgtgaggaaacctgcataccagagaattatcttaattcccttcgtgtgtgacgtctgccaatccgctatctaacactgaaagaatttttcaaatcagtagttcctgagattagcacgttcaaacaaacaaacttttcagctttataatattacttagtatAGATGCAGGTTTAATTTAATCactaaataaatcaaaatattttctattttgtagtCACAACCGTAACCAGTTCaaggttgtttgttttgttttacttttactcgtatttattttaGGCAataaaaaacgtacccacttgCAAAAAAAACGCATTATTGCAGATTGCATTTTtaagtacgagtaagtacctaataaaaataagcATGGAAAACTTTAAAACAATAGGTGGGATTcgtcattttaaaaataggtacatacaaaatacatttatttgttttaggtattttattggACTAAGTAAGGTCGAAGACATGAAAATTCCGAAAACAGCtgtcagaaaatattaaaatccggaccaatattataaatctgtctgtgtgttaccttttcacagctaaacccCTTAACTTTGGTATAgatgttacgctcaaagatcgaaaacgctcacTGAG
This genomic interval from Bicyclus anynana chromosome 17, ilBicAnyn1.1, whole genome shotgun sequence contains the following:
- the LOC112055423 gene encoding alpha-tocopherol transfer protein-like — protein: MICHQVTKPRSQCSRTRAALLTYCYHSVYYYYYYLSVNTTGLSVTTTQHPLNMSKTVTEEQSKCVQQLREWVNKQPHLPKTIDDKFLLRFAHSCYYDMEKAKTTINTFFAVRSNCTDLLTKRDPQSPHMQKILKIINLGTYTTSDQRCLFLWQINDPGLENYDYTLDAKLFFLSTDARFLDSDVLHEADIVLMDVKDISLKFLTKMNVSVARKLSKYQEEAIPIRLKQVHVVNAPPFIDKIYGVLKPFMKKEITELIHFHPPNSESLYKYIKKEDLPEDYGGTRPSMAEITEDTIQLIMRLRENLIDENLWRVTDKKNDASIDVGSFRTLAID